The Sediminicola sp. YIK13 genomic sequence GTCAATCAATCCCAAGGAAATACCTTTCTTACGATAGTCATAATTTACAAATAAATCGTTTAACAACCATAATTTTTTCATTCGAACAGAAGAGAATAGGGGATATAATTGCACAAACCCAACTAACTGGTGTTCAGTATTTTCGGCAACAAAAATTTCAGAATCGTTTTTTGAAATTCGATCCTTCAGAAAGTTTTGAGCACTTTCAATATCCGTTTCCTTACTATAGAAAACTCTATAATTATCGAACAGTACGGATAAATT encodes the following:
- a CDS encoding GNAT family N-acetyltransferase — encoded protein: MKYRKAEIKDLDNLSVLFDNYRVFYSKETDIESAQNFLKDRISKNDSEIFVAENTEHQLVGFVQLYPLFSSVRMKKLWLLNDLFVNYDYRKKGISLGLIDKAKELVEKSGACGMYLETEKSNLVGNNLYPKAGFELNNDSNFYEWYLK